In Vibrio atlanticus, the following proteins share a genomic window:
- the nadK gene encoding NAD(+) kinase, whose amino-acid sequence MKKPFEVIAIIGKPRDQQAIQTHRELYQWLSTEGYQVFVDDRLATILDDIPQEHFSSLIELGKRADLAIVVGGDGNMLGAARILSRFDISVIGVNRGNLGFLTDLNPENFQSALTDVLKGEFMEEERFLLETEIHRHGQIKSHNAALNEAVLHPGQVAHMIEFEVYIDDSFAFSQRSDGLIVSTPTGSTAYSLSGGGPILSSSLNAISLVPMFPHTLSSRPLVVDGKRRIKLIVSPDNRGTQEVSCDGQISLPVSPSDEIHIYQSPNVLKLIHPKDYNYYHVLRNKLGWSSKLF is encoded by the coding sequence ATGAAAAAGCCATTTGAAGTCATCGCCATTATTGGTAAACCTCGAGATCAGCAAGCAATTCAGACTCATAGAGAGCTCTATCAGTGGTTAAGTACTGAGGGTTATCAAGTGTTTGTGGATGACAGACTCGCTACAATTTTAGACGATATCCCACAAGAACATTTTTCTAGCCTAATTGAATTAGGTAAACGCGCCGATCTCGCCATTGTGGTGGGTGGTGACGGAAATATGCTCGGTGCCGCTAGAATCTTGTCACGTTTCGATATTTCAGTGATTGGCGTAAACCGAGGTAACCTAGGTTTCCTTACCGATCTCAACCCTGAAAACTTCCAGAGCGCGCTGACTGATGTACTCAAGGGTGAATTCATGGAAGAAGAGCGCTTCTTACTTGAAACTGAAATTCATCGTCATGGCCAAATAAAAAGCCACAACGCCGCACTCAACGAAGCAGTACTTCACCCCGGTCAAGTCGCACATATGATCGAGTTCGAAGTGTATATCGATGACAGCTTCGCCTTCTCACAGCGCTCTGATGGCTTGATCGTCTCAACCCCGACAGGTTCTACCGCCTACTCGCTTTCTGGCGGCGGCCCTATCCTGTCATCTAGCCTGAATGCAATTTCATTAGTGCCAATGTTCCCGCACACCCTTTCAAGCCGCCCACTGGTGGTGGATGGCAAGCGTCGTATCAAGCTTATCGTATCGCCTGATAACCGCGGTACACAGGAAGTCAGCTGCGATGGCCAAATCTCGCTACCGGTTTCTCCTAGTGATGAGATCCACATTTACCAAAGCCCTAATGTGCTCAAGCTGATCCACCCTAAAGACTACAATTACTACCATGTTCTACGTAACAAACTAGGCTGGTCGAGTAAGCTGTTCTAA
- a CDS encoding type IV pilus modification PilV family protein, which translates to MTYKQRGFSLIEVLISFLLIGVASLGLVKLQVYAEQKSDYALHSVEALHFAERQMEYYRTRVSDVGGAVGLILFTDLNQADYCRNATSSDPLSGLSGSGYTMSCEVTNASGALSHALKNITVTVAWRDRMNRAQSIHLETMLSKYSEFD; encoded by the coding sequence ATGACTTATAAACAACGAGGTTTCAGCTTGATAGAGGTACTTATCTCTTTTCTGCTCATCGGTGTTGCTTCGTTAGGGTTGGTTAAGCTACAGGTCTATGCAGAACAAAAATCGGATTACGCGCTGCACAGTGTAGAAGCGCTTCACTTTGCTGAAAGGCAGATGGAGTATTATCGAACTCGTGTATCGGATGTGGGGGGAGCTGTAGGGTTAATCCTTTTTACGGATCTCAATCAAGCGGACTACTGTCGCAATGCGACAAGTTCGGATCCTTTATCTGGTTTGTCGGGCTCTGGGTATACGATGAGCTGTGAGGTGACAAATGCCAGTGGTGCCTTGTCTCACGCTTTGAAAAACATTACGGTGACTGTTGCATGGCGAGATCGCATGAACCGTGCGCAAAGTATTCACCTCGAAACTATGCTCTCCAAATACAGTGAGTTTGATTGA
- a CDS encoding GIY-YIG nuclease family protein, protein MKQPAIYILANRSNSVLYIGVTGNLKQGVWLHKAGEIEGFTKKYNVHKLVYFEVFEDFRAAIDREKQLKKWNRSWKEALISELNPSRSDLYYELL, encoded by the coding sequence ATGAAGCAACCTGCAATTTACATTCTAGCTAATCGTTCGAATTCAGTTTTATACATAGGCGTTACTGGGAACCTTAAGCAAGGGGTTTGGCTACATAAAGCGGGAGAGATAGAGGGTTTTACTAAGAAGTACAATGTTCACAAGTTAGTCTATTTTGAAGTTTTCGAAGACTTTAGAGCTGCGATTGATAGAGAAAAACAGCTAAAGAAATGGAATCGTTCATGGAAGGAAGCGTTGATTAGTGAGTTGAACCCTAGTCGAAGTGATCTCTACTACGAACTATTATGA
- a CDS encoding dicarboxylate/amino acid:cation symporter — protein MDKSLSSKIFVGLFAGLLIGTAIQYLFNGIAVFDTYLLGLAEGVGGMFVSLIKLLVVPLVYVSIVCGIVELKDIRSFGRLGGKTFALYIINTIIAISAALTVGLIFQPGAGADLAGTISETVQLTTTETPDIFSLVVNIVPSNPVQAFASGDMLQIIFMAILTGLAIQALDSRGGPAIKTFKMANEIMMKLIGLVMSLAPFGVFALMIQLGATLNAETLMSVAGYVALVVAMLVFWIFFFYPMMVGIATGITPKQFLRATREQILFSLSTASSNATIPVTMRTLTEKLGVSRSVAGFGVPLGATMNMSGVSIYIALATMFVANAFGQPINTADIFTLGLTILLLSIGAGGVPGGGVVMVGVLLHQLGLPPEGLAIIAAVDRINDMFCTSSNVVGDTAVNTIVAKSEGEIGVETHEEAELKKAEA, from the coding sequence ATGGACAAATCGCTCTCAAGTAAGATTTTTGTAGGCTTGTTTGCCGGCCTACTTATTGGTACTGCTATTCAGTACCTATTCAACGGTATTGCAGTATTTGATACTTACCTGCTAGGTCTAGCAGAAGGTGTCGGTGGTATGTTTGTCTCTTTGATCAAACTATTGGTTGTTCCACTGGTATACGTATCTATCGTTTGCGGAATTGTTGAATTGAAAGACATCCGTTCTTTCGGTCGCCTAGGTGGTAAAACTTTTGCTCTTTACATTATCAACACCATCATCGCGATTTCTGCAGCCCTAACTGTTGGCCTTATTTTCCAACCGGGTGCTGGTGCAGATTTAGCCGGAACGATCTCTGAGACAGTTCAACTAACAACAACTGAAACTCCAGATATCTTCTCTCTTGTTGTGAACATCGTTCCTAGCAACCCAGTTCAGGCGTTTGCAAGCGGCGACATGCTACAGATCATCTTCATGGCAATTTTGACTGGTCTTGCTATTCAGGCTCTTGATTCACGTGGCGGTCCAGCGATCAAAACGTTCAAGATGGCTAACGAAATCATGATGAAGCTTATCGGCCTAGTAATGAGCTTGGCGCCATTTGGTGTATTCGCTCTGATGATTCAACTAGGTGCGACACTGAACGCCGAGACACTTATGTCTGTAGCTGGCTATGTAGCGCTTGTTGTTGCGATGCTAGTGTTCTGGATTTTCTTCTTCTACCCAATGATGGTTGGTATCGCGACAGGTATTACGCCTAAGCAATTCCTACGCGCAACTCGTGAGCAAATCCTTTTCTCACTATCGACGGCAAGTTCGAACGCGACTATCCCAGTAACAATGCGCACTCTAACTGAAAAGCTTGGTGTATCAAGATCTGTGGCAGGTTTCGGTGTTCCACTGGGTGCGACAATGAACATGTCTGGTGTTTCTATCTACATCGCACTCGCGACAATGTTCGTAGCAAACGCATTCGGTCAACCAATCAACACGGCTGACATCTTTACTCTGGGTCTAACTATCTTGCTTCTGTCTATCGGTGCTGGTGGTGTTCCAGGTGGTGGTGTTGTAATGGTCGGTGTTCTATTGCACCAACTAGGTTTACCACCAGAAGGTCTAGCTATCATTGCTGCGGTAGACCGTATCAACGATATGTTCTGTACTTCTTCTAACGTAGTGGGTGATACAGCGGTTAACACTATTGTTGCTAAGTCTGAAGGCGAAATCGGCGTTGAAACACACGAAGAAGCTGAGCTAAAGAAAGCAGAAGCGTAA
- the dnaJ gene encoding molecular chaperone DnaJ: MSKRDFYEVLGVSRDASERDIKKAYKRLAMKFHPDRNQGDDSAADKFKEVKVAYEILTDAQKKAAYDQYGHAAFEQGGMGGGGYGGGGQGDFGDIFGDVFGDIFGGGRRGGGQARAQRGSDLRYNMELSLEEAVRGVSKEIEVPTLVECDICDGSGAKAGSSAQTCGTCHGHGQVQMRQGFFAVQQTCPTCNGKGKIIKDPCNSCHGQGRKQKTKTLNVKIPAGVDTGDRIRLSGEGEAGEHGAPAGDLYVQVHVKEHNIFERDGNNLYCEVPVSFSMAALGGEVEVPTLDGRVNLKVPEETQTGRMFRMRGKGVKGVRGGGVGDLIVKLVVETPVKLSSRQKELLREFEETCCGEAASKHKPKSEGFFSGVKNFFDDLTK, encoded by the coding sequence ATGTCAAAACGTGATTTTTACGAAGTATTAGGCGTAAGCCGCGATGCATCAGAGCGCGATATTAAAAAAGCGTACAAACGCTTAGCGATGAAATTCCACCCAGACCGTAACCAGGGTGATGACAGCGCAGCAGACAAATTTAAAGAAGTAAAAGTAGCGTACGAGATCCTAACCGATGCTCAAAAGAAAGCAGCTTACGACCAATACGGCCACGCAGCTTTTGAACAAGGTGGCATGGGTGGCGGCGGTTACGGCGGCGGTGGCCAAGGTGACTTCGGCGATATCTTCGGTGACGTATTTGGCGATATCTTCGGCGGCGGTCGTCGTGGTGGTGGTCAAGCGCGTGCACAACGTGGTTCTGATTTGCGTTACAACATGGAGCTTTCTCTAGAAGAAGCCGTTCGTGGTGTATCTAAAGAGATTGAAGTACCAACACTTGTTGAATGTGACATTTGTGATGGTAGCGGCGCGAAAGCGGGTTCTTCTGCACAAACGTGTGGTACTTGTCATGGCCACGGTCAGGTACAAATGCGCCAAGGTTTCTTTGCGGTTCAACAGACTTGTCCTACTTGTAATGGTAAAGGCAAGATCATCAAAGATCCATGTAACTCATGTCATGGTCAAGGTCGCAAACAGAAGACGAAAACGCTTAACGTTAAGATCCCAGCAGGTGTTGATACAGGTGATCGCATTCGTCTATCTGGCGAAGGCGAAGCAGGGGAGCACGGCGCTCCAGCTGGCGACTTGTACGTACAAGTACACGTAAAAGAGCACAATATCTTTGAGCGTGACGGCAACAACCTTTACTGCGAAGTGCCAGTAAGCTTCTCTATGGCTGCTTTAGGTGGTGAAGTTGAAGTTCCAACACTCGATGGCCGTGTAAACCTTAAAGTGCCAGAAGAGACACAAACGGGCCGTATGTTCCGTATGCGTGGCAAAGGCGTGAAAGGCGTTCGTGGCGGCGGTGTGGGTGACCTAATCGTTAAACTAGTGGTTGAAACACCGGTTAAGCTAAGCTCTCGTCAAAAAGAACTACTGCGCGAATTTGAAGAAACATGTTGTGGTGAAGCTGCAAGCAAGCACAAGCCAAAATCTGAAGGTTTCTTCAGCGGCGTGAAAAACTTCTTTGATGACCTAACTAAGTAA
- the dnaK gene encoding molecular chaperone DnaK, whose translation MGRIIGIDLGTTNSCVAVLDGDKPRVLENAEGERTTASVIAYTEGETLVGQPAKRQAVTNPQNTLYAIKRLIGRRFEDEEVQRDIEIMPFNIVKADNGDAWVEAQGQKMAAPQVSAEVLKKMKKTAEDFLGEEVTGAVVTVPAYFNDAQRQATKDAGRIAGLDVKRIINEPTAAALAYGLDKQGGDRTIAVYDLGGGTFDISIIEIDEVEGEKTFEVLSTNGDTHLGGEDFDNRMINYLVDEFKKEQGIDLKADPLAMQRVKEAAEKAKIELSSTTQTDVNLPYVTADATGPKHMNIKVTRAKLESLVEDLVQRSLEPLKVALADADLSVGEITDVILVGGQTRMPMVQAKVTEFFGKEPRKDVNPDEAVAMGAAVQGGVLAGEVKDVLLLDVTPLSFGIETMGGVMTKLIEKNTTIPTKADQVFSTAEDNQSAVTIHVLQGERKQATYNKSLGQFNLEGIQPAPRGMPQVEVTFDLDADGILNVSAKDKATGKEQKITIQASGGLSEEEIEAMVQEAEANKEADKKFEELVTARNQADQMIHGTKKQVEEAGEALPADEKAKIEAAIEALESVKSGDDKEAIDAKVQELMQAAQKLMEIAQQKAQAEQAGADAGEQPKQDDDVVDAEFEEVKEDKK comes from the coding sequence ATGGGTCGAATCATTGGTATTGATTTAGGTACTACTAACTCTTGTGTTGCTGTTCTTGACGGTGACAAACCACGCGTATTAGAAAATGCTGAAGGCGAACGCACAACAGCATCGGTAATCGCATACACTGAAGGCGAGACGCTAGTTGGTCAACCTGCGAAACGTCAAGCTGTTACTAATCCTCAAAACACGCTATACGCGATTAAGCGTCTAATCGGTCGTCGTTTTGAAGATGAAGAAGTTCAACGCGATATCGAAATCATGCCTTTTAACATTGTTAAAGCTGATAACGGTGATGCATGGGTTGAAGCGCAAGGCCAAAAGATGGCTGCTCCTCAAGTATCTGCTGAAGTTCTTAAGAAAATGAAGAAAACAGCTGAAGACTTCCTAGGCGAAGAAGTAACTGGCGCAGTAGTAACTGTTCCTGCTTACTTCAACGATGCTCAACGTCAAGCAACGAAAGATGCTGGCCGTATCGCTGGTCTAGATGTTAAACGTATCATCAACGAACCTACTGCTGCTGCTCTGGCTTACGGTCTAGACAAGCAAGGTGGTGATCGCACTATCGCTGTATACGACCTTGGTGGTGGTACATTCGATATCTCTATCATCGAAATCGATGAAGTAGAAGGCGAGAAGACTTTCGAAGTTCTTTCAACTAACGGTGATACTCACCTTGGTGGTGAAGATTTCGATAACCGCATGATCAACTACCTAGTAGATGAGTTCAAGAAAGAGCAAGGTATCGACCTTAAAGCTGATCCACTAGCAATGCAGCGTGTTAAAGAAGCAGCAGAAAAAGCGAAAATCGAGCTTTCTTCTACTACTCAAACTGACGTAAACCTACCTTACGTTACTGCAGATGCGACTGGTCCTAAGCACATGAACATCAAAGTGACTCGCGCGAAGCTTGAGTCTCTAGTTGAAGACCTAGTTCAACGTTCTCTTGAGCCACTAAAAGTTGCTCTAGCAGATGCTGACCTATCTGTAGGCGAAATCACTGACGTTATCCTAGTAGGTGGTCAGACTCGTATGCCTATGGTTCAAGCTAAAGTAACTGAATTCTTCGGTAAAGAGCCACGTAAAGACGTGAACCCTGACGAAGCTGTTGCAATGGGTGCTGCTGTTCAAGGTGGTGTACTAGCTGGTGAAGTTAAAGACGTTCTTCTTCTAGACGTTACTCCTCTATCTTTCGGTATCGAAACGATGGGCGGCGTAATGACTAAGCTTATCGAGAAAAACACAACTATCCCTACTAAAGCGGATCAAGTGTTCTCTACAGCTGAAGACAACCAAAGCGCAGTAACTATCCACGTTCTTCAAGGTGAGCGTAAGCAAGCGACTTACAACAAGTCTCTTGGTCAGTTCAACCTAGAAGGTATCCAACCAGCACCACGTGGCATGCCACAAGTTGAAGTAACATTCGACCTAGATGCTGATGGTATCCTGAACGTATCTGCTAAAGATAAAGCGACAGGTAAAGAGCAGAAGATCACTATCCAAGCATCAGGCGGTTTGTCTGAGGAAGAGATCGAAGCAATGGTTCAAGAAGCAGAAGCTAACAAAGAAGCTGACAAGAAGTTCGAAGAGCTAGTAACTGCACGTAACCAAGCTGACCAAATGATTCACGGCACTAAGAAGCAAGTAGAAGAAGCTGGTGAAGCTCTACCTGCAGACGAGAAAGCTAAAATCGAAGCAGCTATCGAAGCTCTAGAATCAGTTAAGTCTGGTGACGACAAAGAAGCTATCGACGCTAAAGTTCAAGAACTTATGCAAGCAGCTCAAAAGCTAATGGAAATTGCTCAACAGAAAGCTCAAGCTGAACAAGCTGGTGCTGACGCTGGTGAACAACCTAAGCAAGACGACGATGTGGTAGACGCTGAGTTCGAAGAAGTTAAAGAAGACAAGAAATAA
- the grpE gene encoding nucleotide exchange factor GrpE → MSNEENKVTEEELDQIIAEAEKVEEAELNEESVDEQEAKIAQLEAALLSSESKVKEQQDSVLRAKAEVENMRRRSEQEIDKARKFALNKFAEGLLPVIDNLERAMQAADAENEVVKPLFEGVELTHKTFVDTVAKFGLKEINPEGEVFNPEFHQAMSIQESPDHESNTVMFVMQKGYELNGRVVRPAMVMVAK, encoded by the coding sequence ATGAGCAACGAAGAAAACAAAGTAACGGAAGAAGAGCTAGATCAAATCATTGCTGAAGCTGAGAAAGTTGAAGAAGCTGAGCTAAATGAAGAGTCTGTTGATGAGCAAGAAGCAAAAATCGCTCAACTAGAAGCTGCACTACTTTCTAGCGAATCTAAAGTGAAAGAGCAGCAAGATTCTGTTCTTCGCGCAAAAGCTGAAGTTGAAAACATGCGTCGCCGTAGCGAGCAAGAAATTGATAAAGCGCGTAAATTCGCTTTGAACAAGTTTGCTGAAGGTCTACTTCCTGTCATCGACAACCTAGAGCGTGCAATGCAAGCGGCAGATGCTGAAAACGAAGTGGTTAAGCCACTGTTTGAAGGTGTTGAGCTAACGCACAAAACGTTCGTAGACACAGTTGCTAAGTTTGGTCTTAAAGAGATCAACCCTGAAGGTGAAGTGTTCAACCCTGAATTCCACCAAGCGATGTCTATTCAAGAAAGCCCAGATCACGAATCAAACACGGTTATGTTCGTAATGCAAAAAGGTTACGAGTTAAACGGTCGTGTGGTTCGCCCTGCGATGGTTATGGTTGCTAAGTAA
- a CDS encoding PilW family protein, whose protein sequence is MAIMLVKPRTRSLRKQKGASLIELMVASVIGVFAISIIGSVFITGHRIAQDKGIELLLLQNLTSTIQIMKEDIQRAGYDGSNGESLKLSGAVNTINVSAGVEVGFVYFKEGSTDGKNYRNIVYKKEGTRLKICEKGVLTPVGILSHDQVSLCYSLFDDSIISVDDLSISSHVLSKNGVSTTLTDVNIIASIPSAGISKSVAITVKQRNWQ, encoded by the coding sequence ATGGCTATTATGCTTGTTAAGCCTCGAACCAGAAGCTTGCGGAAGCAAAAGGGCGCATCACTCATTGAATTGATGGTTGCTTCAGTTATTGGTGTGTTCGCGATTTCGATTATCGGCAGCGTTTTTATAACGGGGCACAGAATTGCTCAAGATAAAGGCATTGAATTATTACTGCTGCAAAACCTAACCAGCACCATTCAGATAATGAAAGAAGATATTCAACGAGCAGGCTACGATGGCTCAAATGGTGAATCCCTTAAGTTATCAGGTGCCGTTAACACGATTAATGTTAGCGCTGGTGTTGAGGTGGGGTTCGTCTATTTCAAAGAGGGATCAACTGACGGCAAAAATTATAGGAATATCGTGTACAAAAAGGAGGGGACTCGATTGAAAATTTGTGAAAAGGGCGTCCTTACTCCTGTAGGAATTCTATCTCACGATCAAGTTTCTTTATGCTACTCACTTTTCGACGATAGTATTATTTCCGTCGATGATTTATCAATATCCTCGCACGTGTTGAGCAAAAATGGGGTGAGCACCACGCTCACTGATGTGAATATTATTGCGTCAATCCCAAGTGCTGGGATTTCCAAGAGCGTCGCTATAACCGTTAAGCAAAGGAATTGGCAATGA
- a CDS encoding GspH/FimT family pseudopilin, whose amino-acid sequence MTRGFTLLELLITVSILSILVATAAPSFSSVTQTVKIQRLAGELNGFLVQAKSESVKRNQKLWVHFSMAKNEEQSTGEWTIWLKPTEDLSGDTLLMLSGEAFRDLSLSHNYTGAKVSFESVRGRPARGTIYLSPKRASSDRLLIKLSSPPGRIKVCGELSAQYGYYAC is encoded by the coding sequence ATGACTCGCGGGTTTACTTTATTAGAGCTGTTAATAACGGTGTCGATACTGTCGATATTGGTAGCGACGGCTGCTCCGAGTTTTAGTTCAGTCACCCAAACAGTCAAGATCCAGCGCCTTGCTGGGGAGTTGAATGGTTTCTTAGTACAGGCAAAGTCTGAGTCTGTGAAAAGAAATCAAAAACTCTGGGTACATTTCTCGATGGCTAAAAATGAAGAGCAATCGACAGGGGAGTGGACCATATGGTTGAAACCTACGGAAGACCTGTCTGGCGATACATTGCTGATGTTGTCGGGAGAAGCGTTTCGAGATTTATCGCTTTCTCATAACTACACCGGTGCAAAAGTCAGCTTTGAAAGTGTCAGAGGAAGACCTGCTAGAGGTACGATTTACTTGTCTCCTAAAAGAGCTTCAAGCGACCGGCTTTTGATTAAATTATCCAGCCCACCGGGACGAATTAAGGTTTGCGGCGAGTTGAGTGCTCAGTATGGCTATTATGCTTGTTAA
- a CDS encoding type IV pilin protein, whose protein sequence is MLPPEKNGQGYERKLLVKIRIKRCNNNNLSMKGMTLIELLIAVAIVGVLSAIAYPSYTSHVLKSHRMTAIGDMAKIQLELESAYAGNYATAAGNIVSGGTCSFCDTDTSRYTLTISASSTSYSIQAEPRAPQTNDDCLDSPTDILELHHSGVSEPQACWK, encoded by the coding sequence ATGCTACCACCCGAGAAAAATGGACAGGGTTATGAAAGGAAACTACTCGTGAAGATTCGAATAAAAAGATGTAACAACAACAATTTAAGTATGAAAGGAATGACACTGATCGAATTATTGATCGCTGTTGCCATTGTAGGAGTACTCAGTGCAATAGCTTATCCAAGCTACACAAGCCATGTTTTAAAATCGCATCGAATGACAGCGATAGGAGATATGGCAAAAATTCAACTTGAACTTGAGAGTGCTTACGCCGGAAATTATGCCACGGCTGCTGGAAACATAGTTTCTGGAGGGACGTGCTCGTTTTGCGATACCGATACAAGCAGGTACACACTAACAATTTCGGCTAGCAGTACCTCATACTCCATTCAAGCAGAACCACGCGCACCACAGACAAATGATGACTGCTTAGACTCACCGACTGATATTCTGGAGTTACATCACTCAGGTGTTTCAGAGCCTCAAGCGTGTTGGAAGTAA